One window of Bactrocera tryoni isolate S06 chromosome 2, CSIRO_BtryS06_freeze2, whole genome shotgun sequence genomic DNA carries:
- the LOC120768568 gene encoding inhibitor of growth protein 3-like codes for MMCYASISSSSGSKSNNNNNKCNNKYICVSAHSIGSDVDCNCSWLTAASTTISAHGAASPALASKQRSSSSYKKYRRAKALNDVQSSSDSGSSKNSNKDDTQRLEDHCGSSRSSNLVTSLTPASAPTTATASKACSSTLHRRRRRHDAALSAYCSAAASSSSVAVALTAGLSICRAFSLTICMLLLLRAAPSVRGIAVGVDTANANITDLGSPGGYSTMIRLFVV; via the coding sequence atgatgtGCTACGCcagcatcagcagcagcagcggcagcaagagcaacaacaacaacaacaagtgtaaCAACAAATACATTTGCGTAAGCGCACACAGCATTGGCAGCGACGTCGACTGCAACTGCAGTTGGCTAACCGCAGCCAGCACGACGATCAGCGCGCATGGTGCGGCGTCGCCCGCATTGGCGTCCAAgcagcgcagcagcagcagctataagAAGTATCGCAGAGCGAAAGCGCTCAACGACGTGCAAAGCAGCAGCGACTCGGGCTCCagtaaaaacagcaacaaagatGACACACAGCGATTAGAAGACCATTGCGGCAGCAGCCGCAGTAGTAATTTAGTTACGTCATTAACGCCCGCATCCGCACCCACAACGGCGACAGCGTCCAAAGCATGCAGTTCCACACTGCACCGACGACGACGACGCCACGATGCTGCGTTGAGCGCTTACTGCAGTGCGGCGGCCTCAAGCTCGTCCGTTGCTGTGGCGTTGACCGCCGGTTTGAGCATTTGTCGCGCCTTCAGCTTAACGATATGcatgctgctgttgctgcgaGCAGCGCCCAGTGTGCGTGGCATTGCTGTCGGTGTGGACACGGCCAATGCCAACATCACGGATTTGGGTAGTCCCGGTGGGTATTCTACAATGATTAGACTATTTGTAGTGTAG